AATTTAGGCGGAACTGGGCCTTTTTTTATAGGGAGCTGATGAAATgatgcatctctctttctctccagacGCGCACACCTACGGCTGTGTTTAGAGCGACTGAAATCCCTCGTTCCATTGGGACCAGACTCCAACAGGCATACCACGCTCAGCCTGCTGATGAGGGCCAAGAAACACATTGTGGTGGGTGATGGTGGGCGGAGAAGTAATGAGAAATCAGTTTAAAGTGTTTACAGTTTCAAGAGGGCAATTTATTCTACCATTGGAAGAGGGTAATAAACGGTGCCACTTTGTTTCTGCCTCAGCCAACTCCCTTTTTACTGTCATGGCAACATTTGGCGTGGTTACAGCCACAGAGTTGACTAAAATAGAAAGAAATCTGTTACCATGGAGaccctattaaattactagagggagCTATATAATAAACCCTTAGTTCCAGAAAGGGGTGAAAATGGCAGCCATGTTGGTCCAGGAGAAATCCAAACCaatctaattggaatgaatggcagtagaggcataATCCTGATTTTACTTATGTAGGAAAATAAAAGGCATATGAtatatcagaaattgtgtaataGAATTATcgtcaattaaaaaaaatattgtcaaATAATCTTGGTTCATACAGATTTTATACAAAGTTTCTAtataaatagcctctaaaatatGTGAATAGACCATAAATGTCTCCATTGTGTTAGGACTCGGACAAGTATAGATATCTTTTCATCAACTGATTTCTGCTagtgtatggctgtggattgGCTGCATCATTTGAATGGTATATTGGCAGTTAATTTAGAAAAatgaatgggctcattcctcaaactgtctggctagctaacaAACGGAGTGCAGATAAATTCTTCAAATGCATTGTTTTACCTTATCGACCTactggcaaaccatggttgaTCAACTgcctgaccaaaatggctgactTTTTATaccatcataagaaggttcaagttaattctagtattctaattctatGTCTGTTACCCTCGTGGTCTAGAGGGTGATTAGTGTAGTGCTAACTCGGGTGAGCGACTAGTGTACATCAGGGTTTGATGAGGTAGAGTAAAGCGGCGCCTGGTAAAAACTAAACCCTGCAtcactccaggaccagggtttacCTACcttgtagactagactgttgagGAACCTGTCTATGGTTAACTATGTGTGGTTGGTAGGAGGAGGCCAGTATATGAATGAATCACtgttagtgccttcagaaagtatccacacccctcgacttcttccacatttttgttgttaCAACATgactttaaaatggattaaattgagatttgtcACTGGCccgacacaataccccataatgtttacaaatgaacaatgaaaagtatttagtcaataaGTTTTCAACCCTGTTACGACGAGCCGAAATGCATTCAGGAGTGAAAAGTTGCTTAAGCCACAAATTGTATGTATTCACTCTCTAATAgtgttttaacatgatttttgaattactACTTCATCCCTGCACCCAacccatacaattatctgtaaggtccctcagtcaagcagtggatttcaaacacagattcaaccacaaagtccAGGGACATTTTCCAAAGCCTAGCAAAAAAGGGCACATATCGGTAGATTTATataaagcagacactgaatatccctttcagcatggtgtagttattaattacactttgaatggtatATCACTACACAGATAatggcgtccttcctaactccgttgccggagaggaaggaaaccgctcagggatttcaccatgagaccaatggtgactttaaaacggtGTTTAATGGCTCCTCAATTCTAACTTAATTGACAAAGTGAGAaggaatattccaaaacatgcatcctgtttgcaacaaggaactaaagtaatactgcaaaacaattatgtttggggcaaatccaatacaacacattactgagtaccactctccatattttcaagcatagtggtggctgcatcatgttattggtatgcttgaaattgttaaggactggggagtttttcaggataaaaaataaactgagtggagctaagcacaggcaaaatcccagaggaaaacctggttgtctgctttccaccagacactgggagataaatctAGGGCGAGACCTGAAAAATTGGAGTCTAGCcataatcaacaaccaatttgacagagcttgaagattttttGTTAATaatcatgtgcaaatattgtataatccaggtgtggaaagcttttagagacacccagaaagactcacagctgtaatcactgcaaaaggtgtttctacaacatgactcatcgatgtgaatacttatgtaaatgagatttgtTTAATTTTCAAaacattagcaaaaatgtctgaacattttttaactttgtcattattatGAGGCATTGTggagatgggtgagagagagagagaatctgtcTCCgacacaacagaatgtggaataagtcaaggggtacgaATACTTTCTGACGGCACTGTACATACCGAGGTCAGAGGTTGCAGGAGGGCAAAAGGCAGCTGTCACGAGCGCACACACAAAGTGAGGGCCAGTGTCTATTGCTGTATGTGTCTCTGCTGTAGAGGTTGGAGGAGAGCGAGCGGAGAGCCCAGCATACCTTAGACCAGCTGCAGAGAGAGCAGAGGCACCTGCAACGGCGTCTGGAGCAGCTGGGGGTTGAGAGAACACGCATGGACAGCACAGGATCCATTGTCTCCTCCGACAATCCTGACTCAGACCAGGGTGAGCACACAAGGGAATCCCTCTCCTACATTACAAACTGAACTGGGATCATTAATGCTTTGTGGAGGTTTACagtataacatttttttttttttttttgtcaaagttTCGCGTTTTTACATCAAAGCACACTATAATACAATGTAAAGGTGTCCATTCTCTTCCACCAATCCTTCCGCACTTCTTTAGTGATGGGGCTTTATGTTAACCAAAGTTAGTGAATTTGAATATGAGCTCAGTAGAGAACGCATTGGGCTGATTGTGGTACCTGCATAATATTGACCTGTGTTGTGTGTTGCAGAGGAGGagctggatgtggatgtggagGGGACTGACTACCTGCTGGGGGATCTGGAGTGGAGCACCAGCAGTGTCAGTGACTCTGATGAGCGGGGCAGCCTGCGCAGCAGCTGCAGTGACGAGGGCTACTCCAGCGCCAGCCTGCGCCTGCGCATGCAGAACCAAAACACTCAGGAGAAGGCTGAGCAGCTGGGCTGCAGCCTATAAGAGCACAGCCCTTAACCTCTGACCCCCAGCCCCCATCCAATCCCGTCACTCTGTCGTCCAGTTAACTCCCGCCCTCCAACCAGTCTCTACCAATCAGACCTCACTCCCAGCAGGACTGGCCTGTTCTGACCAAGCCCCCTCCTCCTTTCCAGCTATATTCCACCTCTTTCCCCCCTGAAACCCCCAATGCAACACCTCTTAGATACACCCACCGTCCTATCTCAACCGTTGATCCTCCATCTAAAATGGAGGATCAGTCTGTGGCACTGCCCAATCAGAGCTTTTTGATGTGTGGGATTAGGAAGATAAGACACTCCGTCCGTCCCTTTGTGTCCACCAGCCTGCCCCCTtccttctgtccttccttcctgcTCTGCTGTCTGTTTCAGTGCAAGAGCCAAGTAGAGGTGACTGACTTTTCACATCCATGCAGTGTCCCCCTTCCAGCGTCCGAAAACTTAAGACAGCTAGAGAATGTGATTACAACACCACACCTACACCCCACTGCCTCTCTCTTGTTCAGAAGCCATCTGAAGCAATCCAGTCATGATGAGAACCCCTCTCGACCCCCAGTTCTAAATCCCGTCTCGCCCATTTCTCCCATGAGACTGGCCCCTCCATAGGTGGTGGTGATGCAGACAGCAGAGCTGTGCCACCTGACTAACCAGCTGACCAATCACAGCATGGTATTTTGGAATGGAGTATAGGAATGGATGGTCTTGGTCAACGAGCTGTGGCGTGGTCATTTTAAACAATCTACACTGCAGCTATTGTAGTAATGTTATCAGGTGTAGTCTTTCAGTAAGTCTTTATGGTAAATAATCGTCTACCTGCACTGTCCACGTGAAGCCTCACTGGGAGTTCTACGACGCTAAGCACGGCTGTGACGTCATCCATGTTCCACAACCTCTTCGTTGTTGTGGTCGGCAGCAatacatccatccctctcttctctaccaggCTTAGCGGCCGGATACATACCTCCATGTTTATGGCTCTTATGGGGTGGGGGGGTTATTAAGatgtcattttttttgtccacACCTGCCATTTCAGAATTTTtatgatttggggggggggggggggggggggggggtgtaggaaaAAAAACCTTGTGAGGAACAATGTGCAGCATGAGATTAAGGGGTGGGGTGATTGGGGTTAAGGCAACTTGTACCTTCCTCTCTCTGATGACGGTGGCGTCTAGCTTGTGTTTTAATGTACGTGTCTGTGTTGCTGCTGGTCACGCACTGTAGCCAGTGGTAATCACTTAAATGTGTCTGAAGGgaagtcacacagacagacagtacattaaCTGTTGAAATAAACCAGTAAAGAGATTAAAGCACATTCCATGTTAGAGAGAAAGTAAGGTGTGTTAGTAGAGAATTACCTTTGCCCATATTTATGAGGGAGAGCGTTTTGCAGTTTTAATGACAGGAAGGATCTAGCTATCAGTTTCAGGTTACCCACAAGCAGAACACAACAGATTTGCTGACTTGCTTTGCCTTTCAGTCAAAACACAGAACAAGGAAAGTC
The genomic region above belongs to Oncorhynchus mykiss isolate Arlee chromosome 6, USDA_OmykA_1.1, whole genome shotgun sequence and contains:
- the LOC110525866 gene encoding max dimerization protein 1, with the protein product MAAIEMVQMLIEAAEYLDRREREAEHGYASMLPFTSSKEKDSLKRKNKSKKNSNSRSTHNEMEKNRRAHLRLCLERLKSLVPLGPDSNRHTTLSLLMRAKKHIVRLEESERRAQHTLDQLQREQRHLQRRLEQLGVERTRMDSTGSIVSSDNPDSDQEEELDVDVEGTDYLLGDLEWSTSSVSDSDERGSLRSSCSDEGYSSASLRLRMQNQNTQEKAEQLGCSL